GAGTATTTGGGTAAGGCCTTACGCTCCGGATAAATCAGATCTAGCAAGTCGAAAGCCCATCCTGCAATAATATCGTTAGAAGGCACCACTTCCATCCGATTTTGTCTATTATGAATGTGAAGAAGGAAGTCTTCGCTCATACAATTCTCGTCTTAAATGATACATATTAGATTCTAGCGTAAAGGAAAGAAATTTATCACAAAAAATACAGCCGTTATTGTTTGCTGAATATAATATTAATGTTTTTTGTTACCTTTTGCTCACAATTTCATGAAAAAACACAACCCAATAATTGTTTTTTGCAAGCCATTATCTTCGATAATACCGGCTAAATCCCACTTATCTACTTGCTTTTCTATTCCTTACATGATTTTTGCTAAATAGTTTTAGGATATCAATAGCCAATCAATAGCAAAGGAGCAACGATCAACAATCAGCTCAATATACCATCGTAAAACTAAAATGATCAATTTTTGTAAACGGTTTTACCATATAAATTTAAACGGCAGCTAATAAACAGGGCTTAAAAGGCAATCGACAATTCATAAAATTTCTCTTCCGTCCCTAATACATCAATAAATGTTACGGATGTATCAGCATCTATATCCAATTGTTGTATGGTGGAAACTGGGGTATGTCCTACTAGCTGAAAATAGCCCTGTAAAGGGTGCTCTAATTCTATCTTGTCTGCCCAGGTGACTCCCCCATGATTCGCTGTTCCTCCTCTGTAAACGCTAATTTGGTGCAACATATCCCGTGCTAAAGTTTGATCCAAAGCGTTAAGTGCCTCAGCTAGGGTCTCGAATTGATCGAAACGGAATGTCGGACATTGTACATCAACATACTTTAGCAGATCATCGTACCATTTACTGCTCACACCGGCGTGCGTAAATAGGTATTGCTTTAATTGAAAAGCTATTTGAAAAAGATTTTTATATTGATCAAATATCGCTGTCAGTTGTTTTTGCATACTCATCCGAAAACCTGAGCATCGGTAATTGGGATAATGCATGTATTGAATATCATGATTACCCAGTAACAACACTATTTTTTCCGGGTATTTTATTTTCGCTTCGATTAATTGGGTAAGGTTATCGTAGACTTCTTCATCACGGTAAACGTAACCATCCACATAATCTCCTATAAAGACGATTTTCTCGTAATTATTGAAATCTATATTTCGCCAGAAAGGCCTCCCATGTAAATCTCCAACGGCTAAAATTCTCATTAGCATAATTATTTATGCGTGTAGGATTCAATGGAATAAATGAAACCTTTACACCCGGTTTATTTTTTCAATGGCAATGAAGCTTGCATGAGCTGGTTTATTATAACATCTTGTTAACGCTAGCTCAGGCAGGTTTCATCTGTTAAACAGCATTACAGCCATACGCAATTATAACTTCATAGAAAAATACAGAAAAACAATTGTAAAACAAAGACAATCAACTATTTGTAATAAAAATTTTATATAACAACAAATTGCTCATCTACCTTTAAACACCGTCAAAAGAAGCCGGGCAATCGTAAAAGGCCCTTGTTAAAAACATCATAATTTCATTTTAATTAAAATAAGCGCTATTTTTGCCTGGTAATAAAACATTTACTTCAATGAAGCTGATCAATTCAAATAAAACCTTGGCCTTCAAGGCTTGGTAATAAGACAAGGGAATTAATCCTTGGTCTTTTCCTTTTTTCAGGAGCAGTCCTGAAACAATCTACTTTAAATAACGTCTTCATTTATCATTAACTTTCTTATGCTATATGTATAGCATTTAAGTAAGTTCAATATACGCTATACCATGCAAAACTCCTGGAAAAAAACTTTTGCCATTATTTGGACGGGGCAATTTATGTCGTTACTAAGCAGTTCGGCCGTTAATTTTGCTATTATTATTTGGTTAAGCCTTGAAACCGGCTCCGCTGAAGTATTGGCGTACGCAGCTATTGCGGCACTTCTACCGCAGGCGCTCATTGGCCCATTTGCCGGCGTTTATATCGATCGTTGGGACCGTAAACGCACCATGATTGTTGCCGACGGCTTCATAGCCATCTGTACGCTGATCATGTCTGTTCTTTTTTATATGGGTCATTTTGAACTGCTATATATTTACCTGCTTTTGGGTATGCGTTCCCTGGGTTCTGCCTTTCATATGCCAGCTATGCAGGCTTCTGTACCTCTATTGGCGCCCGAATCCGAATTACTCCGCATAGCTGGTATCAATCAGATTATTCAGTCGGTTTCCAATGTTGCAGGACCAGCCTTAGGTGCTTTAGCCATTGGATTAATGGATATTGGACAAGTTCTATTGTTAGACATCGCTGGAGCAATTATTGCCATCACATCCCTATTCTTTGTAAAAATTCCCAATCCGTCACGCTCACTACAAGAAAAATCCAGCATCAAACAGGTATTGCGTGACATTTCATTAGGTATAAAAGGGGTAACGAGCAATAAGGGTTTATCTTATATGTTTCTTTTTTCGATCTTAGCAACCTTTTGTATCATGCCGGTAGCCGTACTTTTTCCACTGCTTACCCTACAGCATTTTGGCGGTGGAAAATTTGAAATGAGCGTTATAGAAGTCGTATGGGGAATTGGTATGTTAGCCGGTGGTGGTTTACTCGGTATATTTAAGCCCACGATGAACAAAGTGATCATCATTAATTGCATGCACCTTCTTTTGGGTATTACCTTGGCCATCTCCGGATTGCTGCCAAGTGGCGGTTTCCTCATCTTTGTTGTACTAACAACACTTGGAGGAATAGCAGCATCCGTGTACAATGCCTGTTTTACAACTATTATACAGGAAAAAATTGACCCAACCATGCTCGGACGTGTATTTTCCATGTTTTTCAGCATAGCGCTACTTCCTTCCATGATTGGCTTATTAAGTACCGGTTTTATTGCTGATAACATAGGGATAAGCAGGACTTTTGTGATACTCGGCAGCATTATCAGTATCATTGGTGCCGTATCATTTTGCGTACCGGTACTCATGCAATTGGGAGCGAAAAAAAAGGAGATCAAACCGGCAGAAGAAATGGAGGTAGGTTAAAAATTTTTAAGCAACGAGTTTAAACAGACCGTAAAAACAATACCCTGTAAACTGAAACGTTTAACAGGTAAAGACCATTTGTAAATTGTTGCTAAATAAACGTTAAATGATGTGTATAAGGAAGTTACTATATTCGCTGCCATTTTTATTGTTATCTGCTAATGCATCTGCACAATCTACCTTTGATGATGTTTCCACCAAATTTGCCGCAGGAATAGCAATAAACCAATTACACCGGGATTTCGGTGTTGAGGCCAATTTCACCTCACCATATTTTGCTAATGGACGTATTGCTTTTCGTTTGCATGCAGGCATCAACTGGATGGATATGCCCCTACCCGATGGCGGGTCTACCTGGCAAGGTTTTTTCAGTAATCGTTTAGGTGTTGTTGCCAGAAAAAGCATCATTGAAGGCAAGTTAAGCACCTATGGAGAAGCAGGAGGCGTATTCATGTTTCCGCACAGTACTTTTTCAGCTGAAAGTTTTAAAAGTGGAGGTTATGGTTTAATAGGCGTGGCCTTTAATCTTGCTCCAGATTTTGTGCAATACCTGGAAATTGGTGCTATGGGTACCGGAGCACGTGCCGACAGACTTGCAAATAGCCCTGTCTATGGCAATGGGCTAATTATCGGAGCTGGTTTCAGCCATCATTTCTAATCCATATTTAACCCACATTTCGTATCTTGGCTGTTATATATAAGCGTTAAATAAAAATAGAAGTGTATTTTTTTTTGAAACAAATAAGCCAATGCGCTATTTACGAATGTTTAGTGATCTTTCTCTTACTAAACTTGTTGATCTTCGGTTTAGCTATTGGCTTTGGTAACATTCTGTTAAAACGTCATCACCGTCAAATTAAAGCAGCTAATAGAAAAGATTGGTTAATCAGTGGTTGTACGGTATTGATCAATACATTCGTTACCCTCATTGGCTTTTCCCTTTGGCGAAAAGGGTTTATAACCATAGATTTCAACTACACTTTCCGGATAATCGGCCACTTAATCTTTCTTTTTTTCGCGATGGATTTTCTGATGTATATTTTCCACTATGTGATACACCGCACATTTCTTCATCGAAGCATACACGCTCTGCATCATCTATCTGTACATCCGCAGCCCATCGATCTTTTTGTTCTTCATCCGATTGAAACAATAGCTTTCGGTATGTTATGGATTGGTTTGCTTTTAATCGGCAATTTCAGCATTTACGCTATCATTGCCTATTTGATTATAAATGTGCTGTTCGGCATTGTCGGACATCTGGGCTTCGAACCTTTTGCACAGCGCACAAGGAAAAGTTTGCTTTTTAGGTATTTAGGGACATCTACGTTCCATCATAAACACCACGAAGATATGAACCACAATTTTGGATTTTATACCAGCATATGGGACAGAATTTTTGGCACCTATCGTTAAAAGATACCGACGCCCCGGTTACCTTTACCGTTTACCTATCATGAGCCGCGAATTATACGTTCACGCTAGTCAAATGCAAGCAGTTCCTGAACTTTTTTCGCTAACAATAAACCATGGAATTACCCAAAATGCGTTGCCTTGCCAAAAAACATTTCGGCACTTTCCATAATGGTTTCAGATAGGGTTGGGTGCGGATGGATGGTTAAAGCCAGATCTTCCACGGTACTGCCCATTTCCATAGCCAAAACAATTTCAGTAATTAAACTCCCGGCCTCTTTCCCCACTATGCCTCCACCCAACACTCTGCCACTATCTTTTTCCACCAGCAATTTAGTAAGTCCGTTGCCTGTACCCATAGTTGCCGCTCTTCCGGAAGCCGACCAGGGAAACTTGAGCACCTTGTAGTCCTTATTCTTTTCTTTGGCTTCCATTTCGGTTAAACCGCACCAGGCAATTTCAGGGTTGGTAAAAACTACCGCAGGCATACTAACAGGATCATAACCAGCCCCTTTATGACCGGCAATATATTCAGCAGCAACAATTCCTTCCCTATTCGCCTTATGAGCAAGCATGGGTTCTCCAGTCACATCACCGATAGCATAAATATGTTGTTTATTAGTTTGTCGCTGCATGTTTACGGGAATAAAACCTTTCTCGTTAAGTGCAATTCCCACTTTTTCCAATCCAAGATTTTGCGTGTTAGGCCTCCTACCGATAGCCACTAATACCTGATCATATTTCTTTTTCTGTTCTTTGTTATCTTTAGAAAAGGC
This Olivibacter sp. SDN3 DNA region includes the following protein-coding sequences:
- a CDS encoding metallophosphoesterase; protein product: MRILAVGDLHGRPFWRNIDFNNYEKIVFIGDYVDGYVYRDEEVYDNLTQLIEAKIKYPEKIVLLLGNHDIQYMHYPNYRCSGFRMSMQKQLTAIFDQYKNLFQIAFQLKQYLFTHAGVSSKWYDDLLKYVDVQCPTFRFDQFETLAEALNALDQTLARDMLHQISVYRGGTANHGGVTWADKIELEHPLQGYFQLVGHTPVSTIQQLDIDADTSVTFIDVLGTEEKFYELSIAF
- a CDS encoding sterol desaturase family protein; protein product: MKQISQCAIYECLVIFLLLNLLIFGLAIGFGNILLKRHHRQIKAANRKDWLISGCTVLINTFVTLIGFSLWRKGFITIDFNYTFRIIGHLIFLFFAMDFLMYIFHYVIHRTFLHRSIHALHHLSVHPQPIDLFVLHPIETIAFGMLWIGLLLIGNFSIYAIIAYLIINVLFGIVGHLGFEPFAQRTRKSLLFRYLGTSTFHHKHHEDMNHNFGFYTSIWDRIFGTYR
- a CDS encoding MFS transporter, encoding MQNSWKKTFAIIWTGQFMSLLSSSAVNFAIIIWLSLETGSAEVLAYAAIAALLPQALIGPFAGVYIDRWDRKRTMIVADGFIAICTLIMSVLFYMGHFELLYIYLLLGMRSLGSAFHMPAMQASVPLLAPESELLRIAGINQIIQSVSNVAGPALGALAIGLMDIGQVLLLDIAGAIIAITSLFFVKIPNPSRSLQEKSSIKQVLRDISLGIKGVTSNKGLSYMFLFSILATFCIMPVAVLFPLLTLQHFGGGKFEMSVIEVVWGIGMLAGGGLLGIFKPTMNKVIIINCMHLLLGITLAISGLLPSGGFLIFVVLTTLGGIAASVYNACFTTIIQEKIDPTMLGRVFSMFFSIALLPSMIGLLSTGFIADNIGISRTFVILGSIISIIGAVSFCVPVLMQLGAKKKEIKPAEEMEVG